One Isoptericola dokdonensis DS-3 genomic window, GGGGTACACCGGCGTGGCCGCCCGCCTGGTCGAGGACTACCTGGCCTGACGCACCGCCTCGGGAGGACGGCGCGGCCCCTGCAGGGTGCCGCGCCGTCGTCGTGCTCAGGCCGGGACGCGCGTCACGGGCGGTCCGACGTCAGGTACCGGGACGCGACGTAGCCGGTCTTCGAGCCGACCTGCACCTTGATCCAGCCGCCCGACATCGTCGCGAGGTGCTTGACCCGGGCGTCCCGCTTCAGCGTGGCCACCTTCGCCGTCGACGTCGACGCGCCCTTGCGCAGGTGCAGGGTCGACACGTCGACCCACGAGTACGTGCTCCCCGACGGGTTGCGCACCACCTGCGCGCCGTCCCGCGTGTCGGACAGGTACCGGGCGTGCACCCACCCGTTCGTGCTGCCGTACCGGACGCGCTGCCACGACCCCTTGAGGCTGCGCAGCATCGTCAGGTGCGCGTCGGCGGGCAGCGCCCGGACCACGCGCGCGGACGTCGACGGCTTCGCCCGCAGGTTGAGCTGGGCCAGCGTGTACCGGGACCCCTGCGACGTGTACGACGGCGACACGTAGTCGCGGTGCACCCAGCCGGTGCGGCCGTTGCGGGTGACCTGACGCCACTCGCCCGGCGCGACCCCGGGCTTGCCCTTGATCACGACGTTCGGCTGGAGGGTCCGCAGGATCTTGTACCCCGTGCCGGGCCCGGAACGCAGGTTGACCTTCCCGGCCGTGAAGTAGCCGCACGACGCCGGCGGCGTGGACCGGGTGTAGTTGCGGATCGACCGCTTCGTCAGGTCGACGCCGCGGTACCGGAGGAACTTCAGCGGGTCCACGGTCGAGCCGGAGCCGTACCCGCCCTTCCAGATCTCCAGGTGCAGGTGCGGCGACGTCGACGTGCCCGTCGACCCGACGTCGGCGATGTGCTGCCCCTTCTTCACCGTCTGGCCGACCTTGACCCGGCCGTCGCCGTCGATGACGTGCGCGTACAGCGACGAGAACTTCTTGCCGTCGAGGGTGTGGTCGACGACCACCCACTGCCCGAAGCCGCGCACCGCGCCGGCCTTGACGACCTTGCCCTTCGCGACCGCCCGGACGTCGGTCCCGCTCGCCGCACCGAGGTCCTGCCCCAGGTGGAACGTGGACGCCGAGCGCACCGGCATGCAGCGGGCGCCGTAGTAGGAGGACAGCACGTACGTGTCGTCCTTCAGCGGCGGGGAGACGACCGTGGCCGCCGACGCCGACGGCGCGACGGCGGCGCCGGCCACGACGAGTGAGGTGGTGGTCGCGACCGCGACGAGCGCGCGGCGTGCTCCTGCTCGGATCCGTCCCATGATCTGGCTCTTCTCGTGAGGGGATGGGACGAGCCGCACCGCCCGCCCCTCACG contains:
- a CDS encoding SH3 domain-containing protein, whose protein sequence is MGRIRAGARRALVAVATTTSLVVAGAAVAPSASAATVVSPPLKDDTYVLSSYYGARCMPVRSASTFHLGQDLGAASGTDVRAVAKGKVVKAGAVRGFGQWVVVDHTLDGKKFSSLYAHVIDGDGRVKVGQTVKKGQHIADVGSTGTSTSPHLHLEIWKGGYGSGSTVDPLKFLRYRGVDLTKRSIRNYTRSTPPASCGYFTAGKVNLRSGPGTGYKILRTLQPNVVIKGKPGVAPGEWRQVTRNGRTGWVHRDYVSPSYTSQGSRYTLAQLNLRAKPSTSARVVRALPADAHLTMLRSLKGSWQRVRYGSTNGWVHARYLSDTRDGAQVVRNPSGSTYSWVDVSTLHLRKGASTSTAKVATLKRDARVKHLATMSGGWIKVQVGSKTGYVASRYLTSDRP